The Vigna unguiculata cultivar IT97K-499-35 chromosome 6, ASM411807v1, whole genome shotgun sequence genome contains a region encoding:
- the LOC114187845 gene encoding oxalate--CoA ligase-like encodes MKDTIETSMTLTSLLHHVADKFPSRRAISVAGKYDFTHSRLHRLTESAAARLVAAGIKPGDVVALVFPNTVEFVIMFLAVIRARATAAPLNPAYTEEEFEFYLSDSDSKLLVTSLEGNTPAQAAASKLNIAHAAASLTQAENEEAELSLSLSQSFDSVESLVNDPADVALFLHTSGTTSRPKGVPLTQHNLLSSVRNIDSVYRLTESDSTVIVLPLFHVHGLIAGLLSSLGAGAAVALPAAGRFSASAFWKDMIKYNATWYTAVPTIHQIILERHFNNPEPVYPRLRFIRSCSASLAPAIMGKLEEAFSAPVLEAYAMTEASHLMASNPLPQDGPHKAGSVGKPVGQEMGILDESGRVQDVGVSGEVCIRGPNVTKGYKNNVEANTAAFQFGWFHTGDIGYFDSDGYLHLVGRIKELINRGGEKISPIEVDAVLLSHQDIAQAVAFGVPDPKYGEEIYCAVIPREGSNIDEAELLRYSKKNLASFKVPKKVFITDALPKTATGKILRRLVAEHFVSQI; translated from the exons ATGAAAGACACAATTGAAACTTCAATGACACTCACCAGCTTGCTCCACCACGTGGCTGACAAATTCCCCTCCCGCCGAGCCATTTCCGTCGCCGGGAAATACGACTTCACCCACTCCCGCCTCCACCGCCTGACAGAATCCGCCGCTGCTCGATTGGTCGCTGCCGGCATCAAACCGGGCGACGTTGTCGCCCTCGTGTTCCCCAACACCGTCGAG TTTGTTATCATGTTTCTAGCCGTCATTCGAGCGCGAGCCACAGCGGCGCCGTTAAACCCAGCTTACACGGAGGAGGAGTTTGAGTTTTACTTATCCGACTCAGATTCAAAGCTTCTAGTAACATCATTGGAAGGAAACACGCCGGCTCAAGCTGCGGCTTCGAAACTCAACATCGCTCACGCCGCGGCTTCGCTGACCCAAGCTGAAAACGAAGAAGCCGAGCTGAGTCTCTCGTTGAGCCAATCTTTTGACTCGGTTGAGTCACTCGTTAACGATCCTGCTGACGTGGCGCTTTTCCTTCACACCTCCGGAACCACGAGCCGTCCCAAGGGGGTGCCGCTGACTCAGCACAACTTGCTCTCTTCCGTGAGGAACATTGACTCGGTGTATCGACTCACTGAGTCTGACTCGACGGTGATTGTGCTTCCGCTGTTCCACGTGCACGGGTTGATCGCCGGGCTGCTGAGTTCTCTCGGCGCCGGCGCGGCGGTGGCGTTGCCGGCGGCAGGGAGGTTTTCCGCTTCAGCATTCTGGAAGGACATGATTAAGTACAACGCCACGTGGTACACCGCAGTTCCTACCATACACCAAATCATTCTGGAACGCCACTTTAACAATCCCGAACCGGTTTACCCGAGGCTCCGGTTCATCCGAAGCTGCAGCGCTTCTCTTGCACCGGCTATTATGGGTAAACTGGAGGAGGCTTTCAGTGCCCCCGTCTTGGAGGCTTATGCAATGACCGAAGCCTCGCATCTCATGGCTTCGAACCCTTTGCCCCAAGATGGACCCCACAAGGCCGGGTCAGTTGGGAAGCCCGTAGGCCAAGAAATGGGTATATTGGACGAATCGGGTCGGGTCCAGGACGTTGGAGTTAGTGGAGAGGTTTGCATTCGGGGACCCAATGTAACGAAAGGTTATAAAAACAACGTGGAAGCTAACACGGCAGCGTTTCAGTTTGGTTGGTTTCACACCGGTGACATTGGATACTTTGATTCTGATGGGTATTTGCACCTAGTGGGTCGGATCAAGGAACTCATCAACCGCGGAG GTGAAAAGATATCACCAATAGAAGTTGATGCTGTCCTTCTTTCACACCAGGACATTGCTCAAGCAGTTGCTTTCGGAGTGCCTGATCCAAAATATGGGGAGGAG ATATATTGTGCTGTGATCCCAAGAGAAGGATCAAACATTGACGAGGCAGAGTTGCTAAGATACAGCAAGAAGAATCTTGCATCCTTCAAAGTCCCCAAAAAGGTTTTCATCACTGATGCTTTGCCCAAGACTGCTACAGGAAAGATTTTGCGCCGACTTGTGGCAGAACACTTCGTCTCTCAAATTTGA
- the LOC114187846 gene encoding probable glutathione S-transferase parA, producing MEDSNVVLLDFWPSSYGMRVKIALAEKGISYECKQEDLEAKSSLLTEMNPVHKMIPVLIHNAKPISESLNIVQYIDEAWKHKPSLLPSDPYKRSQARFWGDYIDKNVYNGVKRVWTGKGKEQEEWKKQLIECLKSLEDELGDKAYFGGEEFGYVDVALVPFTTWFYTVETFGKLSIEEECPKLVAWAKRCMQKESVATSLPHPHQIYDFALQYKHRHGLQ from the exons ATGGAAGATTCCAACGTAGTTCTGCTGGATTTCTGGCCAAGCTCTTATGGAATGAGAGTGAAAATCGCTTTGGCAGAGAAGGGAATCTCGTATGAATGCAAGCAAGAAGACTTAGAAGCTAAAAGCTCTCTTCTTACAGAGATGAACCCAGTTCACAAAATGATACCAGTTTTGATTCATAATGCAAAACCCATCAGTGAGTCACTCAATATTGTTCAGTACATTGATGAGGCATGGAAACACAAACCTTCTCTGCTTCCCTCTGACCCTTACAAACGATCCCAAGCCAGGTTTTGGGGCGATTACATCGACAAAAAT GTATACAATGGTGTGAAGAGGGTATGGACGGGGAAGGGTAAAGAGCAAGAAGAGTGGAAGAAACAATTGATAGAATGTTTGAAGAGCCTGGAAGATGAACTTGGAGACAAGGCATATTTTGGTGGTGAAGAGTTTGGGTATGTGGATGTGGCCCTTGTTCCTTTCACTACCTGGTTTTACACGGTTGAGACATTTGGGAAACTAAGCATTGAAGAAGAGTGTCCAAAACTTGTGGCGTGGGCCAAAAGGTGCATGCAGAAAGAGAGTGTGGCTACATCACTCCCTCACCCTCACCAGATATATGATTTTGCCCTGCAATATAAACACAGACATGGACTTCAGTAG